AAAGTTTAGAGGTTGTTCGAATCAATACGGAAAACTTGCTCGAACGTCGACAATTCGGTACAACGGAAAACGGTATCAACAGTTTATTAAAATGGTTAACCTTGAATGATATTGTAGGTTTAGGTTTCTTAGCTTCGCTAAGAGCCAACAGCAGCGCTCCGCTGCTTTTTGGCAATCTCGCTCTCAACGGATCGCTCGATTGGATCTCAATCTTTTAGAATTGCAAAATCAATACTCAACAAAGGGATTCAAGTAATTGTCCTAAATCCCGGCGACTTAGCAACGATCTATCAATCTTTAAAAAAGACCGATAAAGAAGACAGTTTAAAAATAGCCAGACTCATTCAACGATATCCAAAAGAAGAGTTCCAATTCCCACAACGTGCCCCATAGGAAGCGTTGTGTTGAGTTTCTCCCGACGAAGAGGAAGACAATCGAAGACTTTGCACGGAACATGAGAACTGGACGAAACAACTAACGCAAGGAAAGAATCGACTTCACAGTTTATTCACTCAAGCAGGTTTGACTCATATTACCAAAAAGCATTTAAGAACAAAAACATCCGGAGAAGCTTCTGTAACTTTACTTCCCGATCGATACAAAAAGGAAGCGGAGCGAATCTTAAAGGTTTTAGATTTAGAACCGGTCTCAAAACTACCTATTAAAAAAGTTAAAAACAATGATTGAGCTTGCAAGATAAAGAGAAGCCAGATAGTTTTCTGCTTTTCTTTCCCAGCGAATCAAAATAGCTCTGAATCGATTATGCCAACTATTTGTTCTTTCAACGACCCAACGTCTAGGTTTTCCTTTGTATTTACCAATGAGAGGTTTTTCACCTTTTTTCCGAATATGAGGTCGAATGTTTCTTCTTTTGATTAATGCTTCTATATCTTTGAAGTCATAACCTTTATCTAAACAAAGGTGTTTTGGTTTTTTTCTTTTTCTTCCGGAAAAAACCAAGATGGAATTCAATGTATCTTTTACATTGCGTTTATCATGAACGTTCGCTCCACTCAACGTAATTGCCAATGGAATTCCGTTTCCATCCGTAAGAATATGCCGTTTAACTCCCAATTTGGCACGGTCTGTAGGATTTTTCCCGGTTAAACTCCCCCTTTGGAAGCCTTGACCATTGCGGAATCCATCGAAGCCCAATCCCAAGCTATCTTATTCTTCACATCATAATATTTTAAAATAGATTTATAAATCTTTTTGAATACTCCCGCTCGTTCCCATTCTTGAAATCTTCTGTGACAAGTTTGACCCGATCCAAAGTCATTCGGAATTGCACGCCACTGACAGCCTGTTTTCATTCGATAGATGATACCTGCCATTACGACTCTTGTTGGAACGCGATTGCGACCACCTTTCGGCTTTGACTTCTCTTTTGGGATCAAAGGGGCTATTTGTTTCCAAAGTCCCTCGGGAATCTCTGAATAATATTTGTCCATTTCACAATTATAGTATTACACTCTCAAAGTACAAGGAGTTTTGAGACCGGTTCTAAGTCGATATAAACTTCTTCTAATTTTAGGCGGAACTCCGCTTCCGTCACCGCTCAAAAGAAATCTTAACGATTGATTCTAATTTGCAAACTTCCGGACTTCGTTTATCTCGACGGCGGCCTTCTATAATTGCGGAAGAATTCTTGTTCTCTTTGGACTCTTTACCGATCCCTATAAAATAGGATACCGTTGTTTGAGCACAAATCCGTGTTTAGACGCAGAATTTTGGACACTCTACTATATAGAAGGAAATTTAAAAGATAGAAACCTGGACATTTTATGTTTAACGGATCATTTAGGAAAGCCCGCAAGCAATCGAAAGTTGTCTTTGGAAAGAATCTCTAAAATTAAAAAATATCTTTGTTCGAAGCGAGTTTATTTTCGAATCCTAAAAGATCGTACCGGCGGTTCTATTTTTAGAAAGATCGGTTTTTAGCAAATTTTGACAGTTCTTCCCTTGCAAAAGTTTTGAAAAAAGGTATGATAACACTAACCTAAAAATCTGGAGGTGAGCTATGGATCGTTTGAACCGTTGGCTACGAGAACATCGGGATTGGTTGGTCGATTTCCTTCGAATTTATCTTGGAGGAGTTTTAATTTATAAAGGTTTGGAGTTCTTATACGACACGGATGCGCTGATTCGTTTGATGGAGATGAACAACGCCCCGATGGCATCTACGTTACTCGCTCATTATATAGTAATCGCACATATCTGCGGAGGGATTTTGCTTTTGTCGGGATTATTGACTCGCTTTGCGGCGCTTCTTCAAGTTCCCGTACTGGTCGGAGCGGTTATATTTATTCACGGGAAGGAGGGATTTATGGCTCCCGGATCAAATCTTCCGTACGCCGCGATGATTCTCCTTTTGCTTTTCCATTTTTCTTTATACGGATCGGGAAGAATTTCAGCGGATTATTATATAGAAACTCATAAGAGTGTATAACGTGATAAAAACGTTTTAGAATTTGAAAATTTTCTTCGGTCAAAGCTTCATGCTATCGAACGGCGATCTTAAAACCTAAAAATGTGGAAACTCCCACATTTTTTGGAAATACAGGATCATTTAGAATTTTTTTAAGGTTTTGGGATAGATTCTTAGTTCCCCTTCCGTTGGTTTTCTTGTTTTACGGTTCATGCTTCGCATCTAACCCACGGTTTTCAAGCTCAGAAAGGCGCCCGGCGCCAATTTATCTAAGAGTTTGTCCCAAAACGTAGGAACAATTGCAGTGATCCGCAGGGATTCTGATAAGATCGAATGGTTTTGGGACGGACTCTAAATAAAAATCAGATCGCGGAACTCCCTCTTTCTCCGGTTCTGATTCGAATCACATCCTCAAGAGGAGTAATAAAAATCTTTCCGTCTCCGATCTTTCCGTCTCCGGTTTTTGCCGCTTTGAGAATCGCATCCACAGTAGGTTTTACAAATTCGTCGTTAACGGCAATTTCAAGACGAACTTTTCTTAGAAGATTCACTTGATACTCGTGACCTCGAAAAACTTCGGTTTTTCCTTTTTGTTGACCATATCCCTGAACATCGCTCACGGTAAGTCTGTAAATTTCATTCTTCGTTAATTCCGCTTTTACCTCTTCCAATTTATGAGGCTGAATGATAGCAACGATTAATTTCATAGAATCTCCTTATTCAAAATTCTGCAGTAGTTAATTAAAGAATATAACCTTTTTCGCCATGGATCTCCGAATCCAAACCAGTGATTTCTTTTTCTTCCGAGATACGGAACCCGATCGTTTTATCGATCAGAAATACAAGAATCACAGACACTATAAAAGAATACGCCCCGGTTGCAATGACACTGATTATCTGAACCAGAATCTGATCTCCTCTGCTTACAACGCCCGCGCCAAGAGTGAGAGTGAAAACTCCGGTAAGAATAGCGCCTAACGCGCCACCCACTCCGTGAATTCCGAAAGCATCCAGACTGTCATCATATCCGAATTTTCCTTTCAAGAGAATCGCACCGTAACATACGGGGCTTACGAGAAAACCCATGATAATGGCACCTTGAACGCCAACGAAGCCGGATGCGGGAGTAATCACAACTAAACCTGCAACGATACCGGAAGCAGCTCCGAGAGCGGTAGCTTTTTTCGTATGAAGATATTCGATTACAAGCCATGCGACACCGGCAGCCGCGGGAGCAATCAATGTAACTAAGAATGCTCTTGCCGCAACTCCGTTTACCGCGAGACCGGAACCCGCGTTAAAACCGAACCAACCGAACCAAAGTAAACCAGCGCCAATTAAAGTGTAAGTAAGATTGTTCGGAGCGATCAGAGAAGGACCTTCTCCTTTTCTTTTTCCGAGAACAAGTGCAGCTGCAAGACCCGCAATTCCGGAAATCAAATGCACCACGGTTCCTCCCGCAAAATCCAAGGCACTCAACTTAAAGAGCCAACCATCCGCCGCCCAAACCCAGTGCGCAACCGGATCATAAACAAGAGTGGACCAAAGAAAAATAAAAACTATATAACCGCCGAATTTTACTCTTTCAGCAATCGCTCCCGAAATCAGAGCAGGTGTGATTAATGCGAACATTCCTTGAAAAAGAAAGTGAATATATTTGGGAATCGTTAACTCCAAAGTGTTCTCGTCGATGCCGGATAAAAAAATGAGATCAAAATTTCCAAAATAAGGATTAGTTCCCGAAAACGCAAAACTATACCCAAAAATTGTCCATTGTAGAGTTAAAACCAAGATCGCCACAAAACTATGCATCATAGTCGAAAGAACGTTTTTAGATCTTACAAGACCGCCATAAAACAGCGCCAATCCAGGAATCATAAAAAATACGAGAGCCGATGCGACGATCATCCAGACTGTATCTCCTTTATCCGCTACGGGGGTCGCTTCTTGTCCAAATACGACAAATGGAAGAAGTAGAAGAAGTAATAAGATTAATCTTTTAGTCCAATTCATAATCATTCTCATCCCAAATCAATTGATGCCTATTACATGCAAAATCGATACCAACTAAAGAATAATTTAAGAATTTTCAGAATATGAAAAACTTCTCTGAAATACAGTAGATCCCACATTTTTTGAAAGAAGAGCCAAACACAAATCGGAACCAAAACTAAAGTTATAAAAATTTCAAACCCAGAATGAATCAAATGCTTCAGATTGCCCAAAAAATAAGCAATTTTTGAGATTTAGCTATTTCTCTATAATAGATGCTAATAAAATCTAAAAACTGCTATTCTTCTAACGTGAGTTCGGCGTAAGAAAATGCGAAAGCGATTCTATGTTGTGATCCGTAGAGAGGACCCACAAGTTAAGAAGGCTTTTGGGATCATAAGGGTCAAAAACTGATATTTTTCAAGTGTTCCGACAAGAATGATACTTTTTACTTGCAAAAAGTATCATTTTCTGATAGAGAAAAATCTCCCGAACCTTTCCAACCCCCACCCAAAAATAAGGGTGGGGCGCAAGTTTCACAGAGGATTTGTCGTAATTCCGACAGATTTATCTTCGGGTCCAAGTATTTGTTGGTTGGTTATGATAGGAGAGGCATTCGCTGAGTTAACGGCTCCCCTTAGGAAGCCGCTTCACTGAGTTTAGAGAGCAACACTTTAGTTCAATTCCGAAGGAATTGAAGCATTATGTTTCAACCGTCGGGAAACATTGAGTTCAAGGTTGTCGCGAGTTATCTTATTTATGAAATTCGCAAGCTGTTGCGACAACCCATCATCTTTATAAAGGATTTTTTAAATTCGCACTTTCGAAATTAACTGATTTTTTCCATATTCGGTTTTTACAAAAAGGTTATATACATTTTACTCATCCCTATAAGATGAGTACCGCTAATTTGAGAACAAATCCCGCGCTTAAACGCAGAATTTTGGACACTCTATTATGTAAAGATGAGTAAGATGAAACTATCCGAAGTATAGATGTGTCCTTAAAAAGGGTATTCCCTTTAAGGCAATGTCAAAAACAAGGAATGGAAACAAAAAAGAAAGTAACTGATACGATATACATTTTCAGTTCAATCAATCGAACTGCGGTTTAAAATTTTCTACATTCTAAAAATTCCATAACGAGGGTATTCCGGCCTTTTGGAATGGTCCGCATAAAGAGTGATTCCTAAAACATCCCTCGTTTTGGCGGGATCGATTACCCCATCGTCCCAAAGCCTCGCAGAAGAATAGATGCAAGAAGATCTACTTTCGTAATCGTCCAAGATCGGTTTACGAAATGCGAACTGCTCGGCTTCAGAAAGTTTTTTGCCTTCTCTTTCCAACTGCTCCATCTTTACCGTCAAAAGTACATTTGCCGCCTGCTCTCCGCCCATTACGGAGATTCTTGAATTCGGCCACATCCATAAAAATCTCGGATTAAAAGCCCTTCCGCACATTCCGTAGTTTCCCGCTCCGTAAGAACCTCCGATTACTACCGAATATTTAGGTACGACGGAAGTTGAAACCGCATTTACCATCTTAGCGCCGTCTTTTGCAATTCCGGAATTTTCGTATTTTTTACCGACCATAAATCCGGTGATGTTCTGAAGAAACAAAAGAGGAATCCCTCTTTGATTACAAAGCTCGATGAAGTGCGAAGCTTTCAGCGCACTTTCTG
The nucleotide sequence above comes from Leptospira weilii. Encoded proteins:
- a CDS encoding DoxX family protein; the protein is MNRWLREHRDWLVDFLRIYLGGVLIYKGLEFLYDTDALIRLMEMNNAPMASTLLAHYIVIAHICGGILLLSGLLTRFAALLQVPVLVGAVIFIHGKEGFMAPGSNLPYAAMILLLLFHFSLYGSGRISADYYIETHKSV
- a CDS encoding IS5 family transposase (programmed frameshift) encodes the protein MDKYYSEIPEGLWKQIAPLIPKEKSKPKGGRNRVPTRVVMAGIIYRMKTGCQWRAIPNDFGSGQTCHRRFQEWERAGVFKKIYKSILKYYDVKNKIAWDWASMDSAMVKASKGGVLTGKNPTDRAKLGVKRHILTDGNGIPLAITLSGANVHDKRNVKDTLNSILVFSGRKRKKPKHLCLDKGYDFKDIEALIKRRNIRPHIRKKGEKPLIGKYKGKPRRWVVERTNSWHNRFRAILIRWERKAENYLASLYLASSIIVFNFFNR
- a CDS encoding ammonium transporter, with translation MNWTKRLILLLLLLLPFVVFGQEATPVADKGDTVWMIVASALVFFMIPGLALFYGGLVRSKNVLSTMMHSFVAILVLTLQWTIFGYSFAFSGTNPYFGNFDLIFLSGIDENTLELTIPKYIHFLFQGMFALITPALISGAIAERVKFGGYIVFIFLWSTLVYDPVAHWVWAADGWLFKLSALDFAGGTVVHLISGIAGLAAALVLGKRKGEGPSLIAPNNLTYTLIGAGLLWFGWFGFNAGSGLAVNGVAARAFLVTLIAPAAAGVAWLVIEYLHTKKATALGAASGIVAGLVVITPASGFVGVQGAIIMGFLVSPVCYGAILLKGKFGYDDSLDAFGIHGVGGALGAILTGVFTLTLGAGVVSRGDQILVQIISVIATGAYSFIVSVILVFLIDKTIGFRISEEKEITGLDSEIHGEKGYIL
- a CDS encoding P-II family nitrogen regulator, with the translated sequence MKLIVAIIQPHKLEEVKAELTKNEIYRLTVSDVQGYGQQKGKTEVFRGHEYQVNLLRKVRLEIAVNDEFVKPTVDAILKAAKTGDGKIGDGKIFITPLEDVIRIRTGERGSSAI